A stretch of the Streptosporangium sp. NBC_01755 genome encodes the following:
- a CDS encoding NADH-quinone oxidoreductase subunit G yields MTVEATTPAQAPVNLVTVTIDGFQVSVPKGTLIIRAAELLGIQIPRFCDHPLLEPAANCRQCLVDIPDAGNGRGFPKPQPSCAIEVAEGMVVQTQLTSPVAEKAQRGVMELLLLNHPLDCPVCDKGGECPLQNQAMSNGQGESRFVEKKRTFDKPVALSSEVLLDRERCVQCARCIRFSDEIAGDPLIDFFERGAKEQVGAADGRPFESYFSGNTVQICPVGALTGAAYRFQARPFDLVSTPSACEHCAGGCSLRTDHRRGKVTRRLAGDDPEVNEEWNCDKGRWAFTYATQPDRLKTPLVRDEEGRLVPASWPEAFAAAAKGLSAARGRAGVLVGGRVTVEEAYAYSKFARLALGTNDIDFRARPHSEEEARFLAYAVAGKGIEVRYADLEKAPAVLLAGFEPDEESPIVFLRLRKAWRKKGLKVFSVAPFAGPGLAKMGGTLIPAVPGTETAVLDDLAAVDVMAAEAIRQPGAIILAGERLATVPGALSALLRLAESSGAGLAWIPRRAGERGAIEAGALPNLLPIGRPVDDETARAEVARAWDVTSLPEGEGRDTTAMLAAALDGQLDALVVAGVDPYDLAAPQAALLALENTPFIVSLEQRASAVTDRADVVLPVAVVAEKSGTFVDWEGRGRSFEEALGVPGIMSDLRVVSAIADAMDVHLGLPDPAAARREIGAIGAWRGPRAPAPRVSGQEAARPQAGEAVLASWHLLLDDGRLQAGEPYLAGTARPGVALVSEATAAECGLTEGGEVVVGTEHGSLSLPVRIADLPDRVVWLPANSDGRSVTRDLHAVAGDVVRVGAVGTTAGEASAAGEANEER; encoded by the coding sequence ATGACCGTCGAAGCCACCACTCCGGCGCAGGCGCCGGTGAACCTGGTCACCGTCACCATCGACGGCTTCCAGGTGAGCGTCCCGAAGGGCACGCTGATCATCCGGGCGGCCGAGCTGCTCGGCATCCAGATCCCCCGGTTCTGTGACCATCCGCTGCTGGAGCCGGCCGCCAACTGCCGCCAGTGCCTGGTGGACATCCCCGACGCCGGCAACGGCCGGGGGTTCCCCAAGCCGCAGCCCTCCTGCGCGATCGAGGTCGCCGAGGGCATGGTCGTCCAGACCCAGCTCACCTCGCCGGTCGCGGAGAAGGCGCAGCGCGGTGTCATGGAGCTGCTGCTGCTGAACCACCCGCTGGACTGCCCGGTCTGCGACAAGGGCGGCGAGTGCCCGCTGCAGAACCAGGCCATGTCCAACGGCCAGGGCGAGAGCCGCTTCGTGGAGAAGAAGCGGACCTTCGACAAGCCGGTCGCGCTCTCCTCGGAGGTGCTGCTCGACCGCGAGCGCTGCGTCCAGTGCGCGCGCTGCATCCGCTTCTCCGACGAGATCGCCGGCGACCCGCTCATCGACTTCTTCGAGCGCGGGGCCAAGGAGCAGGTCGGAGCCGCGGACGGACGTCCGTTCGAGTCCTACTTCTCCGGCAACACGGTGCAGATCTGCCCGGTCGGCGCGCTGACCGGTGCCGCCTACCGTTTCCAGGCCCGCCCGTTCGACCTGGTCTCCACGCCCAGTGCCTGTGAGCACTGCGCCGGCGGCTGCTCCCTGCGCACCGACCACCGGCGAGGCAAGGTCACCCGCCGCCTGGCCGGGGACGACCCCGAGGTCAACGAGGAGTGGAACTGCGACAAGGGTCGCTGGGCCTTCACCTACGCGACCCAGCCCGACCGGCTGAAGACCCCCCTCGTCCGTGACGAGGAGGGTCGCCTGGTCCCGGCCTCCTGGCCCGAGGCGTTCGCCGCCGCCGCCAAGGGGCTGTCCGCGGCGCGCGGGCGCGCGGGCGTGCTCGTCGGCGGTCGCGTCACCGTCGAGGAGGCGTACGCGTACTCGAAGTTCGCCCGGCTCGCGCTCGGGACGAACGACATCGACTTCCGCGCCAGGCCGCACTCCGAGGAGGAGGCGCGCTTCCTGGCGTACGCCGTCGCCGGCAAGGGCATCGAGGTGCGCTACGCCGATCTGGAGAAGGCTCCGGCGGTGCTGCTGGCGGGCTTCGAGCCCGACGAGGAGTCGCCGATCGTCTTCCTGCGCCTGCGCAAGGCATGGCGGAAGAAGGGGCTGAAGGTCTTCTCCGTCGCGCCGTTCGCCGGCCCCGGGCTGGCCAAGATGGGCGGCACGCTGATCCCGGCGGTGCCGGGCACCGAGACCGCCGTCCTGGACGACCTGGCCGCCGTCGACGTGATGGCCGCCGAGGCGATCAGGCAGCCGGGAGCGATCATCCTGGCCGGTGAGCGCCTCGCCACCGTGCCCGGTGCGCTGTCGGCACTGCTGCGGCTCGCCGAGTCCAGCGGTGCCGGGCTGGCCTGGATCCCGCGCCGCGCCGGTGAGCGCGGAGCCATCGAGGCCGGGGCGCTGCCGAACCTGCTGCCGATCGGCCGCCCGGTCGACGACGAGACCGCCCGCGCCGAGGTGGCCAGGGCCTGGGACGTCACCTCGCTGCCCGAGGGCGAGGGCCGCGACACCACCGCCATGCTGGCGGCGGCGCTCGACGGGCAACTCGACGCCCTCGTCGTCGCGGGTGTCGACCCCTACGACCTGGCCGCGCCGCAGGCGGCCCTGCTGGCCCTGGAGAACACCCCGTTCATCGTGAGCCTGGAGCAGCGCGCCAGCGCGGTCACCGACCGCGCCGACGTGGTGCTCCCCGTCGCCGTGGTGGCCGAGAAGTCGGGCACCTTCGTCGACTGGGAGGGGCGCGGGCGCTCCTTCGAGGAGGCACTCGGGGTTCCGGGGATCATGAGTGACCTGCGGGTCGTCTCGGCGATCGCCGACGCCATGGACGTGCACCTCGGCCTGCCCGACCCCGCCGCGGCCCGCCGCGAGATCGGTGCGATCGGCGCGTGGCGCGGCCCCAGGGCCCCCGCTCCCAGGGTGAGCGGTCAGGAGGCCGCCAGGCCGCAGGCGGGGGAGGCGGTCCTGGCCAGCTGGCACCTGCTGCTCGACGACGGCCGCCTGCAGGCCGGCGAGCCGTACCTGGCGGGCACCGCCCGTCCCGGCGTGGCGCTGGTGTCCGAGGCCACCGCCGCCGAGTGCGGCCTCACCGAGGGCGGCGAGGTGGTCGTCGGCACCGAGCACGGCTCGTTGAGCCTGCCCGTGCGGATCGCGGACCTGCCCGACCGGGTGGTGTGGCTGCCGGCCAACTCCGACGGCCGCTCGGTCACCCGTGACCTGCACGCCGTCGCCGGTGACGTGGTCAGGGTCGGCGCGGTGGGCACTACGGCCGGCGAGGCAAGCGCCGCCGGCGAAGCTAACGAGGAGCGGTAA
- the nuoH gene encoding NADH-quinone oxidoreductase subunit NuoH, with the protein MNARTLLAADPTLADFGKDPLWISIIKAVVIFIVLMLGVLFGVWFERKLISRMQNRYGPNRAGKFGLLQSVADGLKMGLKEDLMPRTVDKVIYFIAPVVLAVPAFLAFSVIPMGPMVSMFGVQTPLQLTDLPVAVLLVLAMASIGVYGIVLAGWGSRSPYSILGGLRASAQVVSYEIAMGLSFVGVFLFAGTLSTSEIVAAQASGGVFRLGGLEIPMPSWYMILLIPSFLIYIITMLGETNRVPFDLPEGEGELVGGFQTEYSNSLKFAVIMLAEYVNVFVVSAVSITLFMGGWRAPWPISMWDGANTGWWPLLWFFAKMVLVFAFFVWCRASLPRVRYDQLMALGWKVLIPINLAWIMLVATVRALQIDNVNRSFVLILAALVMIGCLGIWWRFDSVLQKRKEAKAALVEAEFEQLQAEPTAGGFPVPPLDLPHYHGVERKEVPSGSN; encoded by the coding sequence ATGAATGCCCGGACTCTTCTAGCGGCCGATCCGACCCTCGCCGACTTCGGCAAGGACCCGCTCTGGATCAGCATCATCAAGGCCGTCGTCATCTTCATCGTCCTGATGCTGGGCGTGCTGTTCGGCGTGTGGTTCGAGCGCAAGCTCATCTCCCGCATGCAGAACCGGTACGGCCCCAACAGGGCGGGCAAGTTCGGGCTGCTCCAGTCGGTGGCCGACGGCCTGAAGATGGGGCTCAAGGAAGACCTGATGCCCCGGACCGTCGACAAGGTGATCTACTTCATCGCCCCGGTCGTCCTGGCGGTCCCGGCCTTCCTGGCCTTCTCCGTCATCCCGATGGGCCCGATGGTCTCGATGTTCGGCGTCCAGACGCCGTTGCAGCTCACCGACCTCCCGGTCGCGGTGCTGCTGGTGCTGGCGATGGCCTCGATCGGCGTGTACGGCATCGTGCTGGCCGGCTGGGGCTCGCGCTCCCCGTACTCGATCCTCGGCGGCCTGCGGGCCAGCGCCCAGGTGGTCTCGTACGAGATCGCGATGGGCCTGTCGTTCGTGGGCGTGTTCCTGTTCGCCGGGACGCTGTCCACCTCGGAGATCGTCGCGGCGCAGGCCTCGGGCGGGGTGTTCAGGCTGGGCGGCCTGGAGATCCCGATGCCCTCCTGGTACATGATCCTGCTGATCCCGTCCTTCCTGATCTACATCATCACGATGCTGGGCGAGACCAACCGGGTCCCCTTCGACCTGCCCGAGGGTGAGGGCGAGCTGGTCGGCGGCTTCCAGACCGAGTACTCCAACTCGCTGAAGTTCGCGGTCATCATGCTCGCGGAGTACGTCAACGTCTTCGTGGTCTCCGCGGTGTCCATCACCCTGTTCATGGGCGGCTGGCGGGCCCCGTGGCCGATCTCCATGTGGGACGGGGCGAACACCGGCTGGTGGCCGCTGCTCTGGTTCTTCGCCAAGATGGTGCTGGTCTTCGCCTTCTTCGTCTGGTGCCGCGCCTCGCTGCCGCGCGTCAGGTACGACCAGCTCATGGCCCTCGGCTGGAAGGTCCTCATCCCGATCAACCTGGCGTGGATCATGCTCGTGGCCACCGTCAGGGCCCTGCAGATCGACAACGTCAACCGGTCGTTCGTGCTCATCCTGGCCGCACTCGTGATGATCGGCTGCCTCGGGATCTGGTGGCGCTTCGACAGCGTGCTGCAGAAGCGCAAGGAGGCCAAGGCCGCCTTGGTCGAAGCCGAGTTCGAGCAACTCCAAGCCGAGCCGACCGCGGGTGGTTTCCCTGTGCCGCCGCTCGACCTGCCGCACTACCACGGGGTAGAGCGCAAGGAGGTTCCCAGTGGGAGCAACTGA
- the nuoI gene encoding NADH-quinone oxidoreductase subunit NuoI, whose protein sequence is MGATDWLNPIKGFGVTFHTMFKKVETVNYPEEKRPTAPRFHGRHQLNRWPDGLEKCVGCELCAWACPADAIFVEGADNTDEARFSPGERYGRTYQINYLRCILCGLCIEACPTRALTMTNEYDLADTSRESLIYTKEMLLAPLGPGMEIPPHPMRLGETEEDYYRLGRNNG, encoded by the coding sequence GTGGGAGCAACTGATTGGCTGAATCCCATCAAGGGATTCGGCGTGACCTTCCACACGATGTTCAAGAAGGTCGAGACGGTCAACTACCCCGAGGAGAAGCGGCCCACGGCTCCGCGCTTCCACGGCCGGCACCAGCTCAACCGCTGGCCCGACGGTCTGGAGAAGTGCGTCGGCTGTGAGCTGTGCGCCTGGGCCTGCCCGGCCGACGCGATCTTCGTCGAGGGTGCCGACAACACCGACGAGGCACGGTTCTCACCCGGTGAGCGCTACGGGCGCACCTACCAGATCAACTATCTGCGGTGCATCCTGTGCGGCCTGTGCATCGAAGCCTGCCCGACACGGGCGCTGACGATGACCAATGAGTACGATCTCGCCGACACCAGCCGTGAGAGCCTGATCTACACCAAGGAGATGCTGCTCGCACCGCTCGGTCCCGGCATGGAGATCCCGCCGCACCCCATGCGCCTTGGCGAGACCGAAGAGGACTACTACCGGCTGGGACGCAACAATGGGTGA
- a CDS encoding NADH-quinone oxidoreductase subunit J, translated as MGETITFWILAVVSVSAALGLVFSRKAVYSALMLGVVMLSLAVLYAVQDAPFLAAVQIIVYTGAVMMLFLFVLMLVGVDSADSLVETIKGQRIWAAIAGLGFAFLLALGVGNATFAAPAGLAEATKAAGGNVPSLAQLIFTRYVFAFEVTSALLITAALGAMVLAHRERIRPKATQRDLARARFSGPQPSPLPGPGTYALHNAIDMPALLPDGTVSDKSINRVLARHEMEGGFAPTDPVKAALIKQVLEKDAEQDRDSDSGDKPVQVEDAAPQQEDGK; from the coding sequence ATGGGTGAGACCATCACGTTCTGGATCCTGGCGGTCGTCTCGGTATCGGCCGCACTCGGGCTCGTCTTCAGCCGCAAGGCGGTCTACTCGGCCCTGATGCTGGGCGTCGTCATGCTGTCGCTGGCCGTGCTCTACGCGGTGCAGGACGCCCCCTTCCTCGCCGCGGTGCAGATCATCGTCTACACCGGCGCGGTCATGATGCTCTTCCTGTTCGTCCTGATGCTCGTCGGCGTCGACTCCGCCGACTCGCTGGTCGAGACGATCAAGGGGCAGCGCATCTGGGCGGCGATCGCGGGCCTGGGCTTCGCCTTCCTGCTCGCCCTGGGGGTCGGCAACGCCACCTTCGCCGCGCCCGCCGGCCTGGCCGAGGCCACGAAGGCCGCGGGCGGCAACGTGCCCTCCCTGGCACAGCTGATCTTCACGCGGTACGTCTTCGCCTTCGAGGTCACCTCGGCGCTGCTGATCACCGCCGCGCTCGGCGCGATGGTGCTGGCGCACCGCGAGCGCATCCGGCCCAAGGCCACCCAGCGTGACCTGGCCCGCGCCCGGTTCAGCGGTCCGCAGCCCTCGCCGCTGCCGGGACCCGGCACCTACGCGCTGCACAACGCGATCGACATGCCGGCCCTGCTGCCCGACGGCACGGTCTCCGACAAGTCCATCAACCGGGTGCTCGCCAGGCACGAGATGGAGGGCGGCTTCGCGCCGACCGACCCGGTGAAGGCGGCGCTCATCAAGCAGGTCCTGGAGAAGGACGCGGAGCAAGACCGCGATTCCGACTCAGGCGACAAGCCCGTCCAGGTGGAGGACGCGGCGCCCCAGCAGGAGGACGGCAAGTGA